One window of Caldisericum exile AZM16c01 genomic DNA carries:
- the dnaN gene encoding DNA polymerase III subunit beta: MRIKAKTSELTKAVNNVGKVISGKSVDLILENILLKVNDKLTLTTTNLEQAMEYALEVEILENGLETSTILPYDILRDITPKFKGEYIELEIKEKKAVIKEDSGEFTLHTFNPEAFAIIPEVSSELKFSLSFGTLKELIENTIFAASKKEESRREFKGVYFDIKDDYVNLVATDSTALALNKIKEAGLPKTSFIVPWKALDILTHLSYEDNTPVQIEVTESNIKFSLPNLSLISLLINGQFPQYESVIPGEAEFYGKVAKNVLMDALDIIEVFAKKGTGRIIFTFSHGNLIIESSSSEIGQGKKVIPCETNAEVSLQFYAEKIIDGIEHVKDQTVFFGIQGPIHPVLVKGTDSEDYLYVIMPQKPIE, encoded by the coding sequence CAGTAAATAATGTTGGAAAAGTAATTTCAGGTAAATCGGTAGATCTAATTTTGGAAAATATCTTATTAAAAGTAAACGACAAATTAACTCTAACTACGACAAATCTTGAACAGGCAATGGAATATGCACTTGAAGTTGAAATTTTAGAGAATGGATTAGAGACAAGCACTATTCTTCCTTATGATATTCTAAGGGATATTACGCCAAAGTTTAAAGGTGAATACATCGAGTTGGAAATAAAAGAAAAGAAGGCAGTAATAAAAGAAGACAGCGGAGAGTTTACACTTCATACATTTAATCCTGAGGCATTTGCAATTATCCCAGAGGTAAGTTCAGAACTAAAATTTTCACTTTCATTTGGAACACTTAAGGAACTTATTGAGAATACTATCTTTGCTGCATCTAAAAAGGAAGAAAGTAGACGGGAATTTAAAGGAGTCTATTTTGATATAAAAGATGATTATGTAAATTTGGTTGCAACAGATAGCACTGCACTTGCTTTAAATAAAATCAAAGAGGCTGGACTTCCAAAAACAAGTTTTATTGTACCCTGGAAAGCACTTGATATCTTAACACACTTATCATATGAAGATAATACACCCGTTCAAATTGAGGTTACAGAATCTAATATTAAATTTTCTCTCCCAAATTTATCTCTTATAAGCCTTTTAATTAATGGACAGTTTCCACAGTATGAAAGCGTAATTCCAGGGGAAGCTGAGTTTTACGGAAAAGTTGCAAAGAATGTCCTTATGGATGCACTTGATATTATTGAAGTATTTGCTAAGAAAGGAACAGGAAGGATTATATTTACATTCTCACATGGGAATCTCATTATTGAGTCAAGTTCTTCTGAGATTGGGCAAGGCAAAAAGGTAATTCCTTGCGAAACGAACGCTGAAGTATCGCTACAGTTTTATGCTGAAAAAATTATTGATGGAATTGAACATGTTAAAGACCAGACTGTTTTCTTTGGGATTCAGGGTCCGATACATCCTGTTTTAGTAAAAGGCACTGATTCTGAAGATTATCTTTATGTAATAATGCCTCAGAAGCCGATTGAATGA
- the recF gene encoding DNA replication/repair protein RecF (All proteins in this family for which functions are known are DNA-binding proteins that assist the filamentation of RecA onto DNA for the initiation of recombination or recombinational repair.), giving the protein MIIESLLLQNFRRFKEERFNFDSGFNIIIGKNGSGKTTLLEAIYLLSTGKSFVTNAVQNCVNVNDDYFFIEGIFNKVSGADANPNTLSILFSRDKKIVHLNKRKVKALSEIIGKFPVIVTDYALVELVKDGPSKRRDFINHVLTFTDEDYYKNVLRYYSFLERRNEYLKNGNFTMDLLIFLSQEIYDYGRKIREKREKIINDFNERIRNIFYTIFEKESNLTIIYRPSKLEKLLDTDSLTDEVNKKRTLYGIHLDEIEIFDGEINLREFASLGEAYSIGFILKLIESELIERYKGTAPILLLDDFFSHLDEVKRDKILNYIKNNQVILTSVSIDDVSKKILDSANIITLENGSNGNN; this is encoded by the coding sequence ATGATAATTGAAAGTTTACTTTTGCAGAATTTTAGAAGGTTTAAGGAGGAAAGATTTAACTTTGATAGTGGTTTTAACATTATTATTGGAAAAAATGGAAGCGGTAAAACAACTTTACTTGAAGCAATATATTTACTTTCGACAGGAAAAAGTTTTGTAACGAATGCTGTGCAAAATTGCGTAAACGTAAATGATGATTATTTTTTTATTGAAGGAATTTTTAATAAAGTTTCAGGAGCAGACGCAAATCCAAATACTCTTTCAATCCTCTTTAGTAGGGATAAAAAAATTGTTCATCTAAACAAAAGAAAGGTTAAAGCACTTTCTGAAATTATCGGAAAATTTCCCGTAATTGTAACAGACTATGCTCTTGTTGAACTTGTTAAAGATGGACCATCAAAGAGAAGGGATTTTATAAACCACGTATTAACATTTACTGATGAGGATTACTACAAGAATGTTTTAAGATATTACTCTTTTCTTGAGAGAAGAAATGAATATCTTAAAAATGGTAATTTCACAATGGATTTACTTATATTTTTATCCCAGGAGATCTATGATTATGGGAGAAAAATTAGGGAAAAGAGAGAAAAGATAATAAATGACTTTAATGAAAGAATTAGAAATATATTTTACACCATATTTGAAAAGGAATCTAATTTAACGATAATTTATCGTCCCTCAAAACTTGAAAAACTCCTTGATACAGATTCACTGACCGATGAGGTAAATAAAAAAAGAACACTCTATGGTATTCATCTTGATGAGATAGAAATTTTTGATGGAGAAATAAATTTAAGAGAATTTGCCTCATTAGGAGAGGCATACAGTATAGGTTTTATTTTGAAACTCATCGAAAGTGAATTAATTGAGCGTTATAAAGGCACTGCACCCATACTTCTTCTCGATGACTTTTTTTCTCATCTTGATGAAGTGAAAAGGGATAAAATATTAAACTATATAAAGAATAATCAGGTTATACTTACATCCGTTAGCATTGACGATGTTTCAAAAAAGATTCTTGATAGTGCAAATATCATAACACTTGAGAATGGTTCAAATGGAAACAATTAA
- a CDS encoding DUF721 domain-containing protein produces METIKRGIDDFFERRGLLKKIKGFYPVVKWGEIVGEQLARYTRPLKYQDETIFIGVSSPLFKRELERMKDDLIRMIKEKSGEDTPVKYLNFRLIPFGEEKIKAKKKLKNIVENVEVELDKTDYDWIDSLLLCFKGDDKLKESFRNVLIAYRIAEKKMEKLGYKRCAKCGALFKGRGKLCPVCEIEDKKR; encoded by the coding sequence ATGGAAACAATTAAAAGAGGTATTGACGATTTTTTTGAGAGGAGAGGACTTCTAAAAAAGATTAAAGGATTTTATCCTGTAGTGAAATGGGGCGAAATTGTTGGAGAACAACTTGCAAGATACACTCGCCCCTTAAAATATCAGGATGAGACTATTTTTATTGGCGTAAGTTCACCGCTTTTTAAGAGAGAACTTGAAAGAATGAAAGACGATTTGATAAGGATGATAAAGGAAAAAAGTGGTGAAGATACACCTGTTAAGTATTTAAATTTTAGGCTCATTCCGTTTGGAGAAGAAAAAATAAAGGCAAAAAAGAAGTTAAAGAACATTGTTGAAAATGTCGAAGTTGAGTTGGATAAGACTGATTATGATTGGATAGATTCGCTTTTATTGTGTTTTAAAGGTGATGATAAGTTGAAAGAATCTTTTAGAAATGTCCTTATCGCATATAGAATTGCCGAGAAAAAAATGGAGAAACTTGGCTATAAAAGGTGCGCTAAATGTGGTGCTCTTTTTAAAGGTCGTGGAAAACTCTGTCCCGTATGTGAAATTGAAGATAAAAAAAGGTAA